The genome window tgccTTCGGCTTGCAAGATTTGTACCCATAATAAGTTTTATCGACACATCAGACAACTGATACAGCGTCCTACTACACTGGATATTGTTTAATCACTatgaatatttatataaaataataagacAATGATTGTCAAGCCATTATTTATTCGACTGATTCAAAATACGaattgtaccataaactagaacCATAGATAACGTAACATTCCTCtccttaataaaattataacaaaCACAAACTACAAAGATTCAATTAGCCTCGATGGAGGCTTAACTATTCGCCCAGACCTAGTTTTATACAGATCAGGATTTCTTTCCGGAGCAACAATGATTTCAGTGTTGTTTTGGCTTACATCGCTTGTATTTATGATCTCCTGATCATCAGCATCCCTTTCCTCTGCTTCATAAAAAGAATCAGACTCActgtcatcactgtcataatttATAGCATAAGGGTTAGGGTTAACAGACTCGTTTTGAGTAGAATTAGCATGTTCAAAGCCGTTTATGCTACGCAGAAATTGCCTGTTCCTCCTGTATTGGCGACCTTGTTCGTCCTCTACAATGTAAGAACGAGGAAAATTTGCCTTATTTACAATAGTGCCTTTTTGCCAGCGGTCATCTGAAAACCTTTTTTAAACATGATACTCtgtcctacttctaattctttcagtattttagctGCTTTATTATAATGGTATCCTACCTTATGTTGCAAAGTTTTATCTATGTGATAGTTTCTAGTATATATTTTAGgttttaaataatttgcagACACAGGACAACGATCATTAAGGTTTCTATTAAACAGAAGATTAGCTGGAGAAGGGCTATTTTCCTTAGGACTATTtctaaaatttaataaagcTATGTAAGGATCTGTGTTATCCTCTTTACACTTTTTGAATAAAGATTTCACAATTTTGACACACGATTCTGCTAATCCGTTAGACTTTGGATAGTCAGGAGATGAAGTAATATGCTTAAATCCATATGCATCTGCAAATTCTTTAAACTCTTTACAAGAATATTGCGGGCCATTGTCACTTACAACCTCTAATGGACACCCATGTCGAACTATCATAGACTTGATGTGATTGATAATGGTTTTGGAAGACAAGTCATTTATTCGAACCACTTCAAAAAATTTGCTGTAGTAATCCACAACtatcaaaaaatattgcttattaAATTCGAAAAGATCCGTGCCTAGCTTTAACCAAGGATGTCTGGGTATCTCATGAAAATGTATTGGTTCTTTggtattattttttctaaacaCGGCACATGTTTGACAGTTATTGCAGAGTTCTTTAATTTGACTTGTCAATCCAGGCCAAAACATAACATTTTTAGCTCTTCTAAGACATGTATTTAATCCTAAGTGACCCTCATGTATAATTTCTAACATCATTTTCTGTAATGTCAATGGTATCACAACCAGattatttcttaaaataataTCGTCAACTACAGACAATTCATTGCGAAAATTCCAAAAAGGTTTTACTGAgtcattcaaattatttttagaaaTTGGCCAACCATGATGAATATAGTTTTTTAAACAAGATAGTGTAGGATCCTCAGTAGTTTTCATCGCAATGAGCTGTCTCTTTTCGCTAGAAATAGGCAGCAAATCCATCATAATCTCTACATGACAAATTATTTCCTTATTAAAGTCTTCATCAAGTTGTTTTGTTTCATCATTTTTATCGTTTAGAAATGAGCGACTGAGAAAGTCTGATATGTACATTTGTTTTCCGGGCACGTACTTGACAGTAATGTCATATCCTTGTATTTTAAGCATCATTCTCTGTAATCTTACAGGAACTAAAGACAgaggttttttaaataaaatttctaaGGCAGAATGATCGGTTTCAACTAAGACATGTTTTCCTAAAATATACTTATGGAATTTAATGCATCCAAACACAATAGCAAACATCTCACGTTCAACCTGTGCATATCCCTTCTGACATTCGGTTAGTGCCTTTGAAGCGTATGCAACAGGCTGTCTGTCTTGTAAAAGGCAAGCGCCTACCCCTTCTGAGCTGCAATCTACTGATACAACAATATCTTTATTGCTATTAAATAGTTTAAGTGTCGGAGCATTCGTTAATGCGTCCTTAAGCTTATTAAATGCACTTTCATGAGAAGGAAgccatttaaataatatatcttTTTTGAGAAGCTCACGTAACGGGCTTGTAATAGTCGAATAGTTATTGATAAATTTTGACAGGTAATTTGTCATTCCTAGAAATCTTTCAAGTTCTTTCTTGTCATGAATGCATTTCAGTTCAGAGATAGCCATTGCTTTCATTGGGTCGGGTTTAACCCCTTGGTCACTTACAATCATACCTAGAAATGAAATTTCTTTACGCAGAATTTGAGATTTCTCCCTGTTGAATTTGACATTACATTCCTGAGCtcttttcaatacatttagtAACACTTTATTATGTTCTTCCACGGTGTTAGCGTAAATAATTAAATCATCCacataaaattgtacattgTCGATGTCACTGAACGTCTCTTCCATACGTTCCTGAAACGCTTCCGTTGACACGGAAAGTCCAAATGGCAATCTTTTATAGGAGTAATTTCCAAATGGAGTAGAAAACGTGCACAACTTTGAACTCTCCGGGTCAAGCTGTACGGTCCAAAATCCACTGCTACAGTCGAATTTGGAAAAATACTTAGATCCTGATAACTTATCTAGTATGTCATCGACAGTTGGCAACTGTTTATGCGTtcttataataaacttatttaaataccgGGGATCAATACATACGCGAATTTTATTGTTCTTCTTTTTGGTTACAACAGTAGAGTTGACCCACTCCATCGGATCCTCATTTTTGGTAATTATTTGTTGTCTCACCATATTTTCCAACTCTTCTTTAAGGTTTTGTCTTAGTGCTATAGGGACCCGACGAGGTGGATCGGCTCTGGGAATTGCATTTTCCTGTAATACAATTTTATAAGGTTTTTTAAAACAGCCAATGCCATTGAACAAATCAGTATATTtcgacataattttatttgtgtcgGTGTTATCCGACACACGAATAGTGTCGACCATGTTCCTAGTAACTAATTTCAATTTCACGCATGATCGTAGACCTAGGATAGTCATGCATTCTGTATTCACAATAACAAATTGAATATTATCATACTTTCCATTTTTGAGGTAAGATTTAATAGTGCACACACCTTTGACAGGTATGCATTTATCATGAAGTGTCACCAATTTAATGCGCTTACTAACTATGAATTTTTCATCAAGATTGAGAGACTTGTATGTAGCTAAGGACATGCAGTTTACTTGGGCGCCTGTATCTAGtttaacatttatatttttattattaataatgaatgTCTCAATCCACTCACATTCACACTCGCTATTGATGCAGCCTACGAAGTAAGTCTCCTCGCTGTCCATGTCGACGTCCTCACTTGGTTGTTGCACTATCGCTGCAACTTGTCTGTTCCTGCAGACTTTTGCAAAGTGATTAGGGATGCCACACTTCTGGCATTTGCAACCCATGGCTGGGCATTGATGAGTACGATCCCAGTTATTGCCACAACGATAGCATTTTCTCATCTTGATGCTTCTTGTTCTTGACGTGTTGACAGGATTGACGTGTTTGACGTCGTGAATCGGCGTTGAGCTGACGTTGAGCACGGAGGTTGCAGGTATCTCGTTCGTTAGTTCTGCGACTTGTTTTTGGGATAATTCGGCCGCTCTGCACATAGTGATTGCCTTTTGGAGGGTTAGATCTTCCGTGCGCAGTAGCCTCTCCTTCATAGCGGAATTGGCTAATCCTATTACTATGACATCCCGCACGAGTTCTTCCCTCTTATCACTAAAGTTGCATGTCATGCTTTTATTTTGAAGGTCAGTAAGAAATTCATCAAACGACTCGGTAGGTCCTTGTGCCCTCGTGAAGAATTTGTGGCGCTGCATGGTAATATTAACTTTTGGGATGAAATAAGAATTGAATTTCTTTAGGACCTCATCGAAGGTTTGTTTTGTATCTAAAttaaatgagttatatatctcTACTCCTTTATCACCCATGTTGTGGAGTAATAATGCGACCTTACGATCGTCGGAAACTGTTTCCAGGTCCTCGGCAAGaagatatattttaaatttttggaccCATAGTTTCCAATTCTCCTCCATGGATTCCGTAAATTCCAGGGGTCGGAGGAAGGCATGCCGCTGTGAGTATTGTGGACGGGGTGGGGATTGGGGAATAGTAGGAATAATAGTATCTTTGCTCGACTCACCCATTGTTATGTCTATCTATAGTATTTATACTTCTGACACCATGTTTAATCACTatgaatatttatataaaataataagacAATGATTGTCAAGCCATTATTTATTCGACTGATTCAAAATACGaattgtaccataaactagaacCATAGATAACGTAACAGATATTAGATCATTTTCAGCTTTTACTCAGCTTGAGCCTtaacagggtacctagccaacgtcaatCGCTGTGTAAGTTCAGCTAAACTATTTTGTCACTTTAGATGAGTTCGGTGACGCTTCCAGAAATTCTGAATTACGCATACTATGTTCgctaaatatttttgaaaaataatttatattttgacaataaataatgaaaaatatttaaaaagcatttttttaatatattgcaTTATCAGTGCTTATTAAATAGATTCCATCAAGTTCTAGAGAAAAATAATGTAACTTTtaaataaacaatgtatgaaaCGGAATATCCGCCCTAGTATTTTCCGTCATTTTTGATGTAAGTAATTTAGTTAATAGACCTTGATAATGcaatatattaaaaatgtgcagttttttttatatgttttcctTTATTTTACGCAAAAACAATTTAGTTCGCATGAATATTTAGTGAACATTGTATGCGTTATGCAGAATTTCTGGAAGTATCACCGAAAGGTGAAAAATAGTATAGGACCCCGCGCGATAGGGAGACCCCTATCGCGTTTCTGTAGTTGcacgacaaagccagactgtgTTTCCATCGCCACgtcgtagcgtcaacgattgtcactttggctaggccggctgaatCCGTTAGGGATCAGACGTTAGCTCTTTTCTGTCCTGGCTTAGGTTAGGATTGACACTTCCGCACTATTGTGTAAAAAAATCTCATAATAACACAAAGATTTTTGCTTTGTGTTAcagaaatacaatacaatattggaactaggtacctactcgtataatCAAAATCGAAGTACCTAAATTGCGGAAATTGTTCTCTGTCTCTGACTCTAAATAGAGGAGCTTCCCGCAACTTTTGAACTTCTGTTTTCGCAGTTGGTAGTGCAACAATCATCTTAtgctagggtaaactcgcctcattcggtgacacgcctaattcggtgaatcaaccaaaaatcgtctttcggaatagtgtttcaaagcttgtatcaccgaattaggcgtgtcaccgaatgaagcgagtttaccctaccctTACCTTACctcaattgcgaaaaaaaattgcagGAAGCTTGCtctaatataagtatttactgTTTCAATTTATCTGTATCAAAATATCCAAATTAACTGTAACACCTACTAAAATTCATCACGAAAATACTGGTAATACCACGTATACAACCAGTATTGTTTCTGCAGAACTGAATGCACGTAGCACGTGAGTTATTGCGCCGTCAGAGCTTTGTGTCGAGAACTTCCGTGTACTGCATTGAATTAGGATTAAAGAACGGAGTTGATTAAAGTTGATACGGGTACAATTCCACGGTTTTCACGTCGTATTGTAAAGGAATGTAACAAAATATCCAAATTTACTGTAAATTTTTTCAACGCCTACTAAAATCCATCGTGAAAATATCAGTAATAACATAACACGTATACAACCTACCAATATTGTTTCTGCAGAACTGAATGCACGTAGCACGTGAGTTATTGTGCCGTCAGAGCTTTGTGTCGAGAACTTCCGTGTAAGTACTGCATTGAGTTAGGATTAAAGAACGGAGTTGATTAAAATTGATACCGGTACAATTTCCACGGTTTTCGCGTCGTGTTGTAAAGGAAATTATGGTACTTTAGGCTTTTATGGTGGAATTTGGATGGTCTTTCTGTTTAGATTGGATAAAAGGTGTATGAGTTGGTGCAGAATACTTatgatttcaataaataaaataggtacataagataTGTTGTATTGAATATCCTTTAAgaacttaatattttttagaaGAAATGATATAAAATGATTAAGCTGTGATAGCATGTGTAAAAGGATTGGATCTATGTAGATAGGTAGATAACAACCAATGTTTGAATGTTGACCACagtaaactttacaaataaatttaaaaacggaAAACTAAACTATTCTGTCAAGAATAGTGTGTTCtgtgtatgtaggtaggtaaacTGTCAGTAAATTGGTATTTTGCTTTTAACAGAATTTGCTGGTTAATTCTCAAGTTTTTCTTAGGTACTTACTTCTGTGCGATTTCACGGATCTAAAAGTTATAAATGTTGTAATGGATCAACTGTTATTAAAGCATCATACAAGTTGCATGGATCATTTAGTAATATTTAAAGCTATGCTAAAAACCTATGTATAActgtgatataaccaatttttACCAAATTATCATGATTGCACTAAAACTGGAATCGAGCCAGCTGAAATGAATGAAGCCGTAATAACGTGATTGAGTAACACAGCCAATTGCCTATAACCTACGATCAATAGTAATATCGATATGTGCATAGTATGTACATGTCAATATACTGTGATATTACAGCGTTATAAAGCAATGTAGTTGGATgcataacaatattattaacaTAACATATAACTGTTCATGACACGGAATAATGACGAAATACGGATATTAAAGTACAACAATATTCATTTGGATTTGGGAAAGCAATTTAAGGTTAACATTTAATTGTTTAATTCGTTTATTGGTTTTCATCATTAACTAATTACCgtcctaaataataataatggtttcatatttatttataagcagGATCTAGATATGAAAGGAACTGCACTTAAATGGACAAACTGAAAAACCTAATGGAATTTAAGCCCTAAATCATATTGCATAGGTACAGATAAACATAATATTGATGAAGACTCTTATTGGTTAAAAattgaaataagatgtcatatattaaagaaaaaatgacgagcaccaccagtggtgaaggccggattcgaaccggcgtatttagcaatccgggctcacgccatgaacccctaggccacctcgccacagcggaagccgtcggaatttctcttctatatgtcatctttgtaagactaggcgtccttgactacttaaaaaacacaaatcaaaatatttgttaaaaataatttgtaatgaTTTGTTCCCGTAGTTGCGTATTCTTATTGGTTATTCAAACGAGACATGACATGACTCCTTCctttcttcttcttcagtcGTTCTCTTAATGCTGAGGGTCGTGACATTATgacattctgttgaagactaggtcccaCTATAGGTAATAGCACCATAGCCACATGATAGGTTATTCTGACAATTAtgcattttaattataaatgaaatcattattattattttactatacagggtgtaacattaatgctggtgattcatttaagagcataaccggtatcgaatagcggttacgaataccacttccttttttttaaataaacaccatgaaaattaaaggtactatagaaggtaatgtataagccgtaggatttatcttcggcaattatgttacatagtgtatttgtatttttattattttactcctttattaattttaattttagccaaattgtttattaaaatgcttagtgaatttaaattttaatgtctAGTCATAAATTTGTTTATGATTAATTTTTTTCGTTACATACTTGTAATTGTTATTTGTGAATGTgtgtaatttaattgtatacTGTACCTGTGGACTAAGGGTGTCTGgaataaattatttgataataataataaaacttaatgcCCTTGAACCACGACTGTAAGATTTCAACACATATGCAAATTGAATATGTCTGAACATAAATCCATTCGTATGGCTCCAAGATCGGAACTCGAGATTGGTCACGATTCCATTCCCTCCCTCCCCTCCCACCCACCCTCATCTGTTTGAATTAATACTCCAAAAGTTCTTATTGGATAGTTAAGCTAATGATATTGAACGAGATGCCTATTCTGACTGCCTTATTCTAATCCCAATCTTTTTTTTATCTGGCCCTtgtacttaacccttaaatgcatagtgatgtatatctgcatcatgcattttttgactctattgacagcatgtcaaaattaaaatttgaataaatctttgtcaaggtcatgcatttaagggttaacttcagtgtattaaatatttatcgaCTTTTCTTTGCGTaattttaacttatttttttaattctacgtcgttggcaaacaagcatacggtccgcctgatggaaagctgtcaccgtaacctatggacgcctgcaactcaaggagtgtcacatgcacgttgccaacccattagaaactagtACACTCCGTttcgctgtgttaagtacacagcaaaaaggaggaTTTTACCAGTATTCGTTAATCTCTGTCCTTAACAAACTATAGAGCATTAGGTGCTTATTTATTATAGCTTTCAGTTATCTACTAAGGatttatacttacatttttAGATAAACATTGCTTGTCAGTaccttaaattaaaaattttgttGATGTCTATAAACAATAAAATGTATtctaagtaaattaattgaatgcCATATTAACTAAACTGATCTCAGTATACAGTAGTATACAGTGGCAGCTCAAAGGAGCTTAAATTGAAGCATACATACATAAGCTTCAATCAGTGAAATCATCCCTGAATAGGTACACCTAGATTAATCTgggaggtacagtcaaccaattggaaccctatgccactgtagaactatgtcatagtgacgttctacatcagattgtaagaaatgtcTTACTGCccgtcattttgacatggttgtagagtggcctagggttatAATTAATTGACTGTATCCTTGCTTGCTTGGGAACAGCTTCGACACACAAcagaagccttcttgagcttatagagatatttagttaatattatatgTGAGGAAAAATGGTCTTATAATAGGCTAgtggctagtttcctactagtcaaatcagcttctttttaagaactgtcaaaatgatttgctaatatggaattactatgaaatactaaggagtgacgtcacggtcaattcatttactttacatctttctctttgacttattaaatagaaattatgtttacacataactactgtccatattgttcttctaattatgtggtgctgtttttcgtgcactgcataaaatattttattttaagtaagtataggaaactagcctatttaacTCGTTAGAAATATGAGAAGAATTTAGTATGTTTTCTAATAAGCGGTATAAAAATATCATTTCGCATAAAAAGCTGTTGAGATCGTAGGCTAATAAAACAAGCCTCTTACAAATAAAAGCTAAAATAAAACCAACAGTATGTGTTCCcatcatataaaataatataaaataatacagctctataaacattttattaatcGCCTTGCCCGCATTTTCTACTGGACGCAGAATAATTCAACGCGATAAAGTTGGTTGACAAACTTGCGAACTTTTTTTAGTTTAATGCCAACTTTGTGCTATTAAGGCACACCACGAGGAAGTTTATGAACTGAAAGATAACATTTATCTTTCATTTTACGATCGACTGCGAAGGCGGCTAAAGATCCTGGAGACCTAGAAACTACCcctttaatacatatttaattttagagGGTAAAAGAGAGGAAGTACTTTAGAGATTTAACATATGGCTTGGAAACTTGAAACTATGTGAGGATGGATAACATGTTTTTCTACTAAACCTACCTGTTTTTTTCCCTCTGTTAAAACATTCTGAAAGAAAATACACGCTAGTAACTTATTTTTTTAGCAAAATTAAGAATACAAAACTAATAActtaatcaatatttttaaacaaatgtcACATACACCTAcccacttaaataaaaacaaaaatattacgaaTCCCCGTATAGCGTACTCATGTGCAGTCGTCTCCTTCATGACTTCATGCTGATAGTATGAAAGATATTTGAACTCACAGACCAAGAACACATTTTCTAAGAAAAATATGGCCAGgggtggctcactccgcgattctttcgccgagctacaagtacatgccggcggcggTCGCgcattcgcggcccattcagtgctgacaaccttcgcgcggcgcaatagaactcaatgtcggctgctcaaggcggcattttgtgaacatcacaGCAGTGAGCATTCTGTActtgtacctactattatattgtattgtgtAATATAGCCTCATATTCTAAAATAAAAGGGTAATTCAGTCTATTTATTCACACGATGGAGACAAAAAAACAATACTTAATATTCGCAACGCGTACAAAACTAACTAACCGTCCATAAGATGAATATTTCAGTGCTTTCCCAGAATACTGATTAGAAAAGGGTCACGTTTATTATTCGGAATAAACTAATATGATAATATGATACAAGATAGTCTAAATTAATTGGACTATCAGAATTTGATTACTAGTCTAACGGCTTTTCTTGGAGTAATGAGAATTTTCACTTTGGACATGAAAACAATGATACAGTTAGAGAATATCACACATTAGAAAATAATGCTTAAAAAATTTATTAGGTAATttaatcttcttcttcttcttcaacctagcgttttcccggcctagcgccagggtccgctttcctgctcagccttctccactttgcccggtcttcggcatcctgaggtgagagattgttctcttccatgtccgctgtcacgacgtccagccagcgcttcttaggcctacctaatttaataaccacaaaattaaaattttgaaaataaccccgaccgtgacatagtggaccaatttttatgaaacatggctaagaacaccccccactaactcagctttcaaacaaataaactacgatgccacagacagacacacacaaggacagacagacagacaaacagacagacagactgacagtcgtttttgcgtcgggggttaattaaACCTATCAAATAGGTACAAAATGGTATACAAATTAGCTTAagaaaaaaactaaactaatgcttaaaataaaataaaagaattGCTTCTCTTTAATGATAAATCTTCTTTAACCTGAAAGGTTATTCGAGGAATCCTATTCTTCTGTCGTACGACGAATTCATTCTTATTATCGACGTACCTTAATACGAATAAGAAAAGAAAATTAAGTTAACGAAGCCTTCTGACATACATTTTCAGTTCATTAGACGAATTCACGCGAAGCGGCAGAAAACAAATTTcatcaaatattttaatggTCTCCTACCCTAACATTTTTTGATACAGTGAGTAAATTTTTTAACATAAGGTatctacagcggggcaaatctcgacttgggggcaaatgtaacagatccattttttctatgttttacaatgttttcattatttaatagtgtccaccggttaaatatggtaggcgtgtttagtggatacatgtaaaactCAAGATCATAGCGTAATAAGaataaaatggatcagttacaattgcccctcaGTCAaggtttgccccgctgtaccttacaaatTATTTTGCTCATTTTTCTCTGTCGTAGTGATACATATAAAAGGGTAGCATATaggtaatatattatattaacttTGCTTTGAAACCCTCGCTTCTAACACTCTTCGAGCCACCACGTTCGTAGTTCAATTTAGAATGTTCTGCTTCCCTGGCATCCCTGGCAAAA of Leguminivora glycinivorella isolate SPB_JAAS2020 chromosome 5, LegGlyc_1.1, whole genome shotgun sequence contains these proteins:
- the LOC125226254 gene encoding uncharacterized protein LOC125226254, coding for MGESSKDTIIPTIPQSPPRPQYSQRHAFLRPLEFTESMEENWKLWVQKFKIYLLAEDLETVSDDRKVALLLHNMGDKGVEIYNSFNLDTKQTFDEVLKKFNSYFIPKVNITMQRHKFFTRAQGPTESFDEFLTDLQNKSMTCNFSDKREELVRDVIVIGLANSAMKERLLRTEDLTLQKAITMCRAAELSQKQVAELTNEIPATSVLNVSSTPIHDVKHVNPVNTSRTRSIKMRKCYRCGNNWDRTHQCPAMGCKCQKCGIPNHFAKVCRNRQVAAIVQQPSEDVDMDSEETYFVGCINSECE